One Deltaproteobacteria bacterium DNA window includes the following coding sequences:
- a CDS encoding HAD family phosphatase, with translation MQSIASFPSAIAHNLKGVLCDIDDTLTLKGKLSASAYQALWDLRKAGLVVVPVTGRPAGWCDLIVRQWPVSGVVGEDGAFAFYEEAGKLCCEFHPNVDHSGQKRLEEIAQEILATVPNTRISPDQAYRLVDFSIDYAEEPPILDQKAAQQIRDIFLSHGARAKISSIHVNGWFGDYDKLSMTHRFISEILGFSLNPEEWVFCGDSPNDEPMFAYFPYACAVANIDKFSDSMNYLPRYVASKNGGEGFAEIVEILLKLRNT, from the coding sequence ATGCAATCAATAGCTTCATTTCCATCAGCAATTGCTCATAATCTAAAGGGGGTATTGTGTGATATTGATGATACCTTAACATTGAAAGGCAAATTATCTGCTAGTGCATATCAGGCATTATGGGATCTTAGAAAGGCTGGCTTGGTTGTAGTTCCAGTTACCGGGCGACCAGCAGGTTGGTGTGATTTAATTGTACGGCAATGGCCGGTTTCTGGGGTAGTGGGTGAAGATGGCGCGTTTGCTTTTTATGAAGAAGCAGGCAAACTTTGCTGTGAGTTTCATCCTAATGTTGATCACAGTGGTCAAAAACGTCTTGAAGAAATTGCACAAGAAATATTAGCAACTGTGCCTAATACCAGAATATCTCCAGATCAAGCCTACCGTTTAGTAGATTTTTCAATTGATTATGCAGAAGAGCCACCAATTCTTGATCAAAAAGCAGCACAGCAAATTCGCGATATTTTTTTAAGTCACGGAGCGCGTGCGAAAATTAGCTCAATTCATGTAAATGGTTGGTTTGGCGATTATGATAAGTTATCAATGACGCATAGATTTATTAGCGAAATTTTAGGCTTTAGCCTTAATCCTGAAGAGTGGGTATTTTGCGGAGACTCACCCAATGATGAACCGATGTTTGCCTATTTTCCCTATGCTTGCGCAGTGGCCAATATTGATAAATTTAGTGACAGTATGAACTATTTGCCACGCTATGTCGCCAGTAAAAATGGCGGTGAAGGATTTGCAGAGATAGTTGAGATTTTGCTTAAGTTGCGAAATACATAA